Proteins encoded within one genomic window of Pedobacter africanus:
- a CDS encoding helix-turn-helix domain-containing protein translates to MTPGEKLKIILDKADWTAADLAREAKITRMSASRMVRDMQDLNFEVMMVLRKKLKVNINQFFDS, encoded by the coding sequence ATGACCCCTGGAGAAAAACTTAAAATAATCCTTGATAAAGCAGACTGGACTGCGGCCGACCTGGCTCGAGAAGCAAAGATAACCAGAATGAGCGCAAGCCGCATGGTACGGGATATGCAGGACTTAAACTTTGAGGTGATGATGGTATTAAGAAAGAAGTTGAAAGTGAATATAAATCAGTTCTTTGATAGTTAA
- a CDS encoding DUF3347 domain-containing protein: protein MKTAIYSMIALAGITLFAACGNTQKPAANDPHAGHNHAPGEGHDHGTEKSVAAVSIKDDKLNAVYQHYIHLTTALVKGDMAEAKIAASAIELGGKGLSNGSALTALAAKIAAATDLEVQRTIFSDLSNDFIARVKAAGLNSGEVYVEYCPMALNDKGASWLSNQKDIKNPYFGDSMLTCGEVKETIK from the coding sequence ATGAAAACAGCAATTTATTCAATGATCGCATTGGCTGGTATTACCTTATTTGCAGCCTGCGGAAACACCCAGAAACCAGCAGCAAATGATCCTCATGCAGGACATAACCATGCGCCCGGAGAGGGGCATGACCACGGCACAGAAAAATCTGTTGCTGCGGTAAGCATTAAAGACGACAAGCTAAATGCAGTTTATCAGCACTACATTCATTTGACCACAGCATTGGTAAAAGGCGATATGGCCGAAGCCAAAATAGCGGCCAGCGCAATAGAGCTGGGCGGCAAAGGGCTGAGCAACGGCAGTGCGCTGACCGCACTTGCAGCCAAAATTGCTGCCGCCACAGATCTGGAAGTACAAAGAACAATATTCTCTGACCTGAGCAATGATTTTATTGCCCGGGTTAAAGCAGCAGGACTGAATTCAGGAGAAGTATATGTAGAGTATTGTCCGATGGCATTGAACGACAAGGGAGCCAGCTGGTTAAGCAATCAGAAAGACATTAAAAACCCTTATTTCGGCGATAGCATGCTGACCTGCGGAGAAGTAAAAGAAACCATTAAGTAA
- a CDS encoding regulatory protein RecX: protein MIELKIMDIPEKKVIKLDKKAALARAEHYCAYQERSQQELRDKLYEWGLRSDEVEELISELIQTNFLNEERFTQAYVSGKFSIKHWGKVKIRQGLKLKRVPDKMISNALKAIDYDEYLKTILNLALKKLPAIKETDPYKRKYKLVSYLLGKGFENDLILEVLKANDLP, encoded by the coding sequence TTGATAGAACTGAAAATAATGGATATCCCTGAAAAGAAAGTAATAAAACTGGATAAAAAGGCCGCTCTGGCCAGGGCAGAACATTACTGTGCTTACCAGGAACGTTCGCAGCAGGAACTTCGTGATAAACTCTATGAATGGGGACTGCGCAGTGATGAAGTTGAAGAACTGATCTCGGAATTGATACAAACCAATTTTTTAAATGAAGAGCGTTTTACACAGGCCTATGTATCGGGTAAGTTCAGTATCAAACATTGGGGCAAGGTAAAGATCAGGCAGGGATTAAAGTTGAAGCGGGTGCCGGATAAGATGATTTCGAATGCGCTTAAGGCTATCGATTATGATGAATATTTAAAGACCATCCTGAACCTGGCACTGAAAAAATTGCCGGCCATAAAGGAAACTGACCCTTATAAACGGAAATATAAGCTGGTGTCTTACTTGCTGGGCAAGGGTTTTGAAAATGATTTGATTTTAGAGGTGTTGAAGGCCAATGACTTACCGTAA
- a CDS encoding DUF6291 domain-containing protein, whose protein sequence is MAEGKASFLLYADLLHTVEKMPDANAGQLFKTILQYVNDKDPQPEDLLLQLVFEPIKQQLKRDLKSYESTKEDRSRNGRIGNLKRWNHDLYIQVQTKKITLEDAEIIANSRKASPPDSQLSPTIANIAVNVNDTVNVNDTVIKEKVKKEIPLPSDVDKELLKKIMIWFGFTETANFDKMRAIADFLKCLMVQEKESYFREQFEAYTEFKTLDPKFKHNFSNFIGDAGQLYQNGKWNAENWKQKLKEEKKKVSGKKVEPVSKFEQLSETFNQVENPYINGNSAL, encoded by the coding sequence ATGGCAGAGGGCAAAGCATCATTTCTTTTATACGCAGACCTACTGCATACGGTAGAAAAAATGCCGGATGCAAATGCAGGACAATTGTTCAAGACTATACTCCAGTATGTCAATGACAAAGACCCACAGCCAGAAGATTTGTTGCTGCAATTAGTGTTTGAGCCAATAAAGCAGCAACTAAAAAGAGATTTGAAGAGCTATGAGTCGACGAAGGAGGATAGGAGCAGAAACGGTAGGATTGGGAACTTAAAGCGCTGGAATCATGATCTTTATATTCAGGTTCAGACTAAAAAAATTACGCTTGAAGATGCAGAAATTATCGCTAACAGTCGCAAAGCATCGCCCCCCGATAGTCAGCTATCGCCGACTATCGCAAACATCGCTGTTAATGTTAATGATACTGTTAATGTTAATGATACTGTTATAAAAGAAAAAGTAAAAAAAGAAATCCCCCTCCCATCAGATGTTGACAAGGAACTTTTAAAAAAAATAATGATTTGGTTCGGGTTTACAGAAACGGCAAATTTTGATAAGATGCGCGCCATAGCTGATTTTCTTAAATGCCTTATGGTTCAGGAAAAGGAAAGTTACTTCCGGGAGCAGTTCGAAGCTTACACTGAATTCAAAACTCTGGATCCAAAATTTAAGCACAACTTTTCAAATTTCATCGGGGATGCCGGGCAGTTGTACCAAAATGGGAAATGGAATGCTGAGAACTGGAAACAGAAATTGAAAGAGGAAAAGAAAAAAGTTTCGGGAAAAAAGGTTGAGCCGGTATCAAAATTTGAACAGCTGTCAGAAACTTTTAATCAAGTAGAAAACCCTTACATCAATGGAAATTCAGCTTTATAA
- a CDS encoding S24 family peptidase, with protein MEITENQRLKILMRELEFKTQKSFADALKLQPGTLSDIFREKPGVGVSSNTKRILENSYNVNIHWLETGDGEPTIISKSGSNSDINNIETPTIDISEQDTSSPKEKSYVTERKLYPLVPMYNFPASASVIEMYNDPNDIKVVGHLSIPGSTKKSFALPVYGHSMYPTLENGAWCVLRPIENANDILWGEIYYIEWGDYRNFKRLLASENEEDVILWSDNQSEVVNGRPKYSPVTIKKESIRKLCLLTDILKKPNY; from the coding sequence ATGGAAATAACTGAAAATCAAAGACTTAAAATTCTAATGAGAGAACTGGAATTTAAAACCCAGAAATCTTTCGCAGACGCTCTAAAATTACAACCAGGGACGCTTTCTGATATATTTAGAGAAAAACCTGGCGTAGGCGTATCTTCCAACACCAAGCGTATATTAGAAAATTCTTACAATGTAAATATCCACTGGCTAGAAACCGGCGATGGAGAGCCGACTATAATCTCAAAATCTGGCTCAAATAGCGATATAAACAATATTGAAACACCGACTATAGACATATCGGAGCAAGACACATCATCACCTAAAGAAAAAAGTTATGTAACAGAACGTAAACTTTACCCCTTAGTCCCCATGTATAATTTTCCTGCTTCTGCCTCGGTAATTGAAATGTATAATGATCCCAACGATATAAAGGTCGTAGGTCATCTATCCATTCCAGGATCCACAAAGAAAAGCTTTGCATTGCCTGTTTATGGTCATTCCATGTATCCTACGTTAGAAAACGGTGCGTGGTGTGTTCTAAGGCCAATAGAAAATGCTAACGACATTCTGTGGGGTGAAATATACTACATTGAATGGGGTGACTATCGAAACTTTAAAAGACTGTTGGCCTCCGAAAATGAAGAAGATGTTATTCTTTGGAGCGATAATCAAAGCGAAGTTGTGAATGGACGACCGAAATATTCACCTGTCACTATAAAAAAAGAGTCAATACGTAAGCTTTGCCTACTTACCGATATACTTAAAAAGCCCAATTATTAG
- a CDS encoding DUF2147 domain-containing protein, which yields MKKLSFILLLTAISFAGLAQNKDAIIGKWINSSGEAHVDITKKGEKYYGKIVWLKEPKDEKGTVKTDVKNPEKSLQSRPILGLEILKDFVYEDGKWTDGKIYDPKSGKTYSCNMSMKGNDVLNMRGYIGISLIGRSETWKRVK from the coding sequence ATGAAAAAACTTTCTTTTATATTGCTGCTTACAGCAATCTCGTTTGCGGGCCTTGCCCAGAACAAAGATGCCATAATTGGTAAATGGATCAATTCATCGGGCGAGGCCCATGTGGACATCACCAAAAAAGGTGAAAAATATTATGGCAAGATCGTATGGTTGAAAGAACCTAAAGATGAAAAGGGAACAGTAAAAACGGATGTGAAAAATCCGGAAAAGAGTTTGCAGTCGAGGCCAATCCTTGGCCTGGAAATCCTCAAGGATTTTGTGTATGAAGATGGCAAATGGACAGATGGGAAAATTTATGATCCGAAATCGGGTAAAACCTATAGCTGTAACATGAGCATGAAAGGAAATGATGTGTTGAACATGAGGGGCTATATCGGTATCTCGCTGATCGGCAGATCGGAAACCTGGAAACGCGTGAAGTAA
- a CDS encoding DUF4468 domain-containing protein yields the protein MNKLILVLLLFPVVCDAQLDTANATLPYRDGKIIYEQVNEMPNISKSEMFGASKKWLADAFKSANSVIQSENEPTGQLIGKGYTTISYFKKGSMMGILLDIKFTVQIDCKDGKYRIRFYDLGNETSSTRYTSGYTTPLETVDSNYRKKKNKEKWEGTVKVINNKFITFLDSFKDSIVKSKSDSF from the coding sequence ATGAATAAATTGATTTTAGTTTTATTGTTATTTCCTGTAGTCTGTGATGCTCAATTAGATACGGCAAACGCTACACTGCCTTATCGTGATGGAAAAATAATTTACGAGCAGGTCAACGAAATGCCTAACATATCAAAATCAGAGATGTTTGGAGCTTCAAAAAAGTGGCTTGCTGACGCTTTCAAAAGCGCGAACTCGGTTATACAATCGGAAAATGAGCCTACAGGTCAATTAATAGGAAAGGGATACACTACAATTTCTTATTTCAAAAAAGGCTCTATGATGGGAATATTGCTAGATATAAAATTTACTGTTCAAATTGACTGCAAAGATGGTAAATATCGAATTAGGTTTTACGATTTAGGTAATGAAACAAGTTCTACAAGATATACCTCCGGATATACAACCCCTTTAGAAACTGTTGATAGTAATTATAGGAAAAAGAAGAACAAAGAGAAATGGGAAGGAACAGTAAAAGTGATAAATAATAAATTTATTACTTTTTTGGATAGCTTCAAAGATAGTATAGTTAAGTCAAAATCCGATTCTTTTTAA
- a CDS encoding VOC family protein: MNQNIICWFEIYVKDMERAKKFYNAVIGTNFIDSPMPGNSPDGMKMSFFSPMENQGVSGALIEMPGTKEGDGHCVNSMVYFPCKDCSVEESRIKAAGGIVSRSKFSIGEYGFCAICVDTEGNPFGLFSME, encoded by the coding sequence ATGAATCAAAACATTATCTGCTGGTTCGAAATCTATGTTAAAGACATGGAGCGCGCAAAGAAATTTTACAACGCCGTTATCGGTACAAATTTTATAGACAGCCCTATGCCGGGCAACTCACCAGACGGCATGAAGATGTCCTTTTTCTCACCCATGGAAAATCAGGGTGTATCGGGGGCTCTAATTGAAATGCCTGGTACCAAAGAAGGTGATGGACATTGTGTAAACAGCATGGTTTATTTTCCATGCAAGGATTGCAGTGTAGAAGAAAGCCGAATTAAAGCTGCCGGCGGTATTGTTAGCCGCTCAAAATTCTCTATCGGGGAATACGGTTTTTGTGCCATCTGTGTAGATACGGAGGGCAATCCTTTTGGTTTGTTTTCTATGGAATAA
- a CDS encoding tyrosine-type recombinase/integrase, translating to MTQNYKGPLIVRSKNGDWFVKYWFEYPGRPGEFKEFRVRDGVNYIHDHSQKEAAIQQLAEDIEMALISGKHNPFEDEGTALKSLEKAEAKIRKQNDSAARFTMQKAMENFLLYCKAKNLSNNTVRTYKVFINNFTDWLRDTEKLNTLACEYLEADYYDFINSYYDAEDWSARTYNNHLSFLTTFFNRVKILERKIDRALQYEINLDELEYKKDRAEKNKAYTDLVAERVKQELARPEYSKIEQFVKFIYLSCMRPKEIRELRIENIDLKNRQIKVIGPSGKTGERFVPISDELLALLEELNFSKLPLNFYLFGRFGEPGEIMFGRTWFSDLYKQIKIKLGLDIHLYTMYGWKHTRVISLVSAGFKDEEVMKLTGHKDYQAFMAYKRDLVVDHTVMTGKTISW from the coding sequence ATGACACAAAATTATAAAGGCCCTCTTATTGTAAGATCAAAGAACGGTGACTGGTTTGTAAAGTACTGGTTTGAATATCCAGGCAGGCCAGGAGAGTTTAAGGAGTTCCGGGTAAGGGATGGAGTAAACTATATCCATGACCATAGCCAAAAGGAGGCCGCCATTCAGCAGCTCGCAGAGGATATTGAAATGGCATTGATATCTGGCAAGCACAATCCGTTTGAAGATGAAGGTACGGCTTTAAAATCACTGGAAAAGGCGGAGGCTAAAATCAGGAAGCAAAATGACTCGGCTGCTCGGTTTACCATGCAAAAGGCCATGGAGAATTTCTTGCTATACTGCAAGGCAAAAAATCTCTCAAATAATACGGTAAGGACGTACAAGGTATTCATAAACAATTTCACAGATTGGCTGCGTGATACGGAAAAATTAAATACCCTGGCGTGTGAGTACCTTGAAGCTGATTATTACGATTTCATTAACAGCTACTATGATGCAGAAGATTGGTCAGCCAGAACATATAACAATCACCTATCGTTTTTAACTACGTTTTTTAACAGGGTTAAAATTTTGGAAAGGAAGATTGATCGCGCCCTGCAATATGAAATTAACCTTGACGAACTCGAATATAAAAAAGACAGAGCCGAGAAGAACAAGGCGTATACCGACCTCGTGGCCGAGCGTGTAAAACAAGAGTTAGCTCGTCCAGAGTACAGCAAGATTGAACAGTTTGTGAAGTTCATTTACCTGAGCTGTATGCGTCCCAAAGAAATACGCGAACTCCGTATTGAAAACATAGATCTTAAGAACCGACAAATAAAAGTAATTGGCCCCAGCGGAAAGACCGGGGAACGATTTGTACCAATATCCGATGAATTGCTGGCTTTGCTTGAAGAGTTGAACTTTAGCAAGTTGCCGTTGAACTTTTATTTATTTGGCCGTTTCGGGGAGCCAGGAGAAATCATGTTTGGCAGGACATGGTTTTCTGATCTGTACAAGCAGATAAAGATAAAGTTGGGGCTGGATATTCATCTTTACACTATGTACGGGTGGAAGCATACCCGCGTCATTTCACTCGTAAGCGCTGGGTTTAAAGATGAAGAAGTAATGAAGCTCACAGGCCATAAAGATTATCAGGCCTTTATGGCTTATAAGAGAGACTTAGTTGTCGATCATACCGTAATGACCGGCAAGACAATTAGTTGGTGA
- a CDS encoding efflux RND transporter periplasmic adaptor subunit, with protein sequence MKKNYIVKGPLHIALAAVLLISACKQKKADPQAAHEDPAVVKIDSNLSHLLKPSNEQVVSRLPVIKAEYGTKIFTEEAQGIISYDTRNENNISSRVSGRIERLLIKYNYQPVKKGQLIMEVYSPDLAAAQQELLFLKGADPAMLQSARQRLMLLGMSAAAINQVLNTGKVNYRIPVYSNADGYILEKSAAAPAASAPATSMPAAAGGDGMSGMGAAAATPAAAPAAAAPASSPVMLREGQYVSAGQSVFTVYNADRLVAEFSLKPALAALLGKGDKFMFYKTADKRTIQQASIGLIQPVFKNGENFTIARVYLNKPAFRVGELLTARIPVLLPESWWLPEAAVVSLGGKSVLFKKEGNVVVPKTVHTGITIAGMVQVKEDISNWEVSKNAAYLVDSESFIRER encoded by the coding sequence ATGAAAAAGAACTATATCGTTAAGGGCCCTTTGCACATTGCCCTTGCTGCGGTTCTGCTGATCAGTGCCTGCAAGCAGAAGAAAGCAGATCCACAGGCTGCTCATGAGGACCCTGCGGTTGTAAAAATAGACAGTAACCTGTCCCACTTGTTAAAGCCATCGAACGAGCAGGTGGTATCCAGACTGCCGGTAATTAAGGCAGAGTACGGTACTAAGATATTCACCGAAGAGGCACAGGGCATCATCAGCTACGATACACGTAATGAAAACAATATTTCCAGCAGGGTAAGTGGAAGGATAGAACGTTTGCTGATCAAATACAATTACCAGCCTGTAAAAAAGGGCCAGCTGATTATGGAGGTCTATTCACCCGATCTGGCTGCCGCACAGCAGGAACTGTTGTTTTTAAAAGGTGCCGACCCTGCTATGCTGCAAAGTGCCAGACAACGTTTAATGCTGCTGGGCATGAGTGCTGCTGCCATTAACCAGGTATTGAATACCGGAAAGGTGAATTACCGCATCCCGGTATACAGCAATGCTGATGGTTATATCCTGGAGAAATCGGCAGCTGCACCTGCAGCTTCGGCTCCTGCCACATCGATGCCAGCCGCGGCGGGAGGAGATGGCATGAGCGGGATGGGCGCTGCTGCCGCTACACCAGCAGCAGCTCCGGCAGCAGCGGCACCTGCAAGTAGTCCGGTAATGCTGCGCGAAGGCCAGTATGTAAGTGCGGGCCAGTCTGTATTCACGGTTTATAATGCCGACAGGCTTGTTGCCGAATTTTCCCTTAAACCGGCCCTTGCCGCATTACTTGGTAAAGGAGATAAGTTTATGTTTTACAAGACGGCAGACAAGCGTACGATACAGCAGGCCTCAATAGGCCTGATACAACCTGTTTTTAAGAACGGAGAAAACTTTACCATTGCCAGGGTATATCTTAACAAACCGGCTTTCAGGGTTGGTGAACTGCTTACAGCCAGGATTCCCGTATTGCTGCCGGAATCCTGGTGGCTGCCGGAAGCTGCTGTTGTGTCCTTGGGTGGCAAATCCGTGCTTTTTAAAAAGGAAGGCAATGTGGTGGTGCCTAAAACGGTACATACCGGGATTACCATTGCCGGAATGGTGCAGGTTAAGGAAGACATCAGCAATTGGGAGGTGAGTAAAAATGCCGCTTACCTGGTAGATAGCGAAAGTTTTATCAGAGAGCGTTAA
- a CDS encoding WD40/YVTN/BNR-like repeat-containing protein, with product MRALICLLALLPFIGFSQTYNLVPLATGTNTSIRGMSVVSDALAWVSGSNGYIGKTLDGGKTWTWTQPAGYERLDFRDIEAFDELKAVVVNAGSPAFVLRTVDGGKTWTEQYKNLDSAIFLDGMDFWDAKNGIIFGDPILHKMQLLRTQDGGQSWSDISANLKPELAIGEAGFAASGTTIRTLPGGHTWIATGGAVANIYYSDNYAYTWKVFKCPIMQGESSTGTFSMAFDSKKKGVVVGGNYLKDKDNSNNMLLTADGGKTWKRPVKSVSGYRSGVAYVNPRVLVATGTSGTDVSQDGGLNWHHISDLSFNVVQKAKKGKLVLLAGNKGSIYRFVIP from the coding sequence ATGAGGGCCCTGATCTGTTTACTGGCCTTGCTCCCTTTTATTGGCTTTAGCCAAACGTATAACCTGGTGCCGCTGGCAACCGGAACAAATACGAGTATTAGGGGTATGTCGGTTGTTTCGGATGCCCTGGCCTGGGTAAGCGGTAGCAATGGCTATATCGGCAAAACGCTGGACGGCGGCAAAACCTGGACCTGGACACAGCCTGCAGGTTATGAGCGGCTGGACTTCAGGGATATTGAAGCTTTTGATGAGCTGAAGGCAGTGGTGGTAAATGCCGGCTCGCCGGCTTTTGTGCTGCGCACTGTTGACGGCGGAAAAACCTGGACAGAACAATATAAAAACCTGGATTCTGCTATATTCCTGGATGGAATGGATTTTTGGGATGCTAAAAATGGGATCATCTTTGGTGATCCCATTTTGCATAAAATGCAGTTGCTGCGCACTCAGGATGGCGGACAAAGCTGGAGCGATATTTCGGCCAACCTGAAACCGGAGCTGGCGATAGGTGAGGCCGGATTTGCAGCCAGTGGTACAACCATCAGAACCCTGCCTGGTGGACATACCTGGATTGCTACCGGAGGCGCTGTGGCAAATATTTATTACTCCGACAATTATGCCTATACCTGGAAGGTGTTCAAATGCCCTATCATGCAGGGCGAATCCAGTACCGGCACTTTTTCTATGGCTTTCGACAGCAAAAAGAAGGGTGTTGTGGTTGGGGGCAATTATTTAAAGGACAAAGACAATTCCAACAATATGCTGTTAACAGCTGATGGGGGTAAAACCTGGAAAAGACCTGTTAAATCGGTAAGCGGCTACCGCTCGGGTGTGGCTTATGTAAACCCTAGGGTGCTGGTTGCAACAGGGACTTCCGGTACAGATGTTTCGCAGGATGGAGGCTTAAACTGGCATCACATTTCTGATCTGAGTTTTAACGTGGTCCAGAAAGCAAAAAAAGGCAAGCTTGTGTTGCTTGCCGGAAATAAAGGCAGTATTTACAGGTTTGTTATTCCATAG
- a CDS encoding NUMOD4 domain-containing protein, whose product MKEEIWKDIRGFEGFYQISNLGRVRSLDRVIHYKNPDQKGTTSGLYKGTIRKIRIGRSGYPEVLLSKNAKKILKRIHSLIAIHFIDNPHGRKEVNHIDGDKSNNSIENLEWSNRSENTAHSYKMGLRVNRKGDDNPVAIPVNQFDKHGNLIRRYSSLKSVNEYGFNSTCVRLCCLKTPKYHTHKGFIWSFAIKSPTNCLAGHYGMIDN is encoded by the coding sequence ATGAAAGAGGAAATCTGGAAGGACATAAGAGGATTTGAAGGATTTTACCAGATAAGTAACCTTGGTAGGGTTAGGAGTTTAGATAGGGTTATTCATTATAAAAATCCAGATCAAAAAGGCACAACTTCTGGACTTTATAAAGGGACAATAAGAAAGATTAGAATTGGAAGGTCTGGATATCCAGAAGTTTTACTTAGTAAAAATGCTAAAAAAATACTGAAACGAATACATTCTCTAATCGCAATTCATTTTATCGACAATCCACACGGCCGCAAAGAAGTCAATCATATTGACGGAGACAAGTCGAATAATAGTATAGAAAATCTGGAATGGTCAAATAGGTCTGAAAATACTGCCCATTCATATAAGATGGGACTTAGAGTAAACAGGAAAGGAGACGATAATCCTGTGGCGATACCAGTAAATCAGTTTGATAAGCATGGGAATTTAATACGTAGATATTCAAGCTTAAAATCTGTCAATGAATATGGCTTCAATAGCACATGTGTGAGATTATGCTGTCTGAAAACACCTAAATACCATACACATAAAGGTTTCATTTGGAGTTTTGCGATCAAATCACCAACTAATTGTCTTGCCGGTCATTACGGTATGATCGACAACTAA
- a CDS encoding efflux RND transporter periplasmic adaptor subunit → MERKIFIKNIALMALLPSTFIAACSSGKKPEAAGEAKEKTQTFTCPMHPQVIKNEMGTCPICGMDLVPFEKNSNDKALKVDEKRQALANITTLAVGDASLSVAKQLNGRLVVNPEQSSYISSRIAGRIEQLYVRETGIKVAKGQPLYKLYSEQLATLQQEYLMALAQEKQFKGDKIEQQIVASARQKLRLYGQSDSQIAQLAKTQKKDPFVLFYAPEGGVVAEVSVTQGQYVTEGSPVIRLEGYGQLWVEADVYPAEAKNVKQGQRVKVVVAGWEDQPQEMSVAFITPVLGAGSQLTQIRGSIPNPGNKWQPGMQANVFLPTGNSSKALSLPVDAVIRDGKGMHVWIKSGKDTFEPRLVKTGQESNNQVEITEGLKNGDRVVVTGAYLLYSEYVLKKGKNPAEGLKMQSN, encoded by the coding sequence ATGGAGCGAAAAATATTTATAAAAAACATAGCATTGATGGCACTTCTGCCCTCAACATTTATTGCTGCCTGCAGCAGCGGCAAAAAGCCCGAAGCAGCAGGGGAGGCCAAGGAGAAAACGCAGACTTTTACCTGCCCTATGCACCCGCAGGTCATTAAAAATGAAATGGGTACCTGTCCTATTTGCGGGATGGACCTGGTACCCTTTGAAAAGAACAGTAACGATAAGGCGCTGAAAGTAGATGAAAAGCGGCAGGCCCTGGCCAACATTACCACACTGGCTGTAGGAGACGCCAGTCTCTCAGTAGCCAAGCAGCTGAATGGCCGTCTGGTGGTTAACCCGGAGCAAAGCAGTTATATATCGAGCCGGATTGCCGGCAGGATAGAACAGCTGTATGTAAGGGAAACAGGGATTAAGGTAGCCAAGGGGCAGCCTTTGTATAAACTGTATTCAGAGCAGCTGGCTACACTTCAGCAGGAATACCTGATGGCCCTGGCACAGGAAAAACAATTTAAGGGCGACAAAATAGAACAGCAGATCGTGGCCTCGGCCAGGCAAAAGCTTCGCTTGTATGGTCAATCAGACAGCCAGATTGCACAGCTGGCCAAAACGCAGAAAAAAGATCCCTTTGTGCTGTTCTATGCGCCCGAAGGCGGGGTGGTTGCCGAGGTATCGGTTACTCAGGGGCAGTATGTAACAGAGGGCAGTCCGGTTATCCGCCTGGAGGGTTATGGGCAATTGTGGGTAGAGGCCGATGTTTATCCGGCCGAGGCAAAAAATGTAAAGCAGGGGCAGAGGGTAAAAGTAGTAGTGGCAGGCTGGGAAGATCAGCCCCAGGAAATGAGCGTTGCCTTTATTACCCCTGTCCTGGGTGCTGGTAGTCAGCTTACCCAGATCAGGGGCAGTATTCCGAACCCGGGAAACAAATGGCAGCCCGGAATGCAGGCGAATGTATTCCTGCCAACCGGTAACAGCAGCAAGGCGCTGAGTTTACCCGTTGATGCCGTAATTAGAGACGGGAAGGGGATGCACGTATGGATTAAAAGTGGAAAAGATACCTTTGAGCCAAGGCTGGTGAAAACCGGACAGGAAAGCAATAACCAGGTTGAAATTACTGAAGGGCTTAAAAATGGCGATCGGGTAGTGGTTACCGGTGCATACCTGCTGTATAGCGAATATGTGCTTAAAAAAGGGAAGAACCCTGCCGAAGGACTTAAAATGCAATCTAATTAG